One Acetobacterium sp. KB-1 DNA segment encodes these proteins:
- a CDS encoding helix-turn-helix domain-containing protein yields the protein MNDELLYTPEEISKKLKITKNTVYEMIKRGDLDAHRLGKHLRISQSQFENYLLKSKGSSNQYQGTVFMEADEQFVKVDDITIHVHTELTGEVKLSIRPEDIILSLEPFTSSARNIFKGVVVDLIENNDGVKVVLDIGIPLMSLITRKSMNNMHITKGCDLYAIFKTMSISVYK from the coding sequence TAACTAAAAACACGGTTTACGAAATGATCAAACGGGGCGATCTTGATGCCCATCGTTTAGGTAAGCATCTGCGCATTTCCCAGTCCCAGTTCGAAAATTATTTATTAAAATCGAAGGGTTCATCCAATCAGTATCAGGGAACGGTGTTTATGGAAGCGGATGAACAATTTGTCAAAGTTGATGATATCACGATCCATGTTCATACCGAATTAACTGGAGAGGTGAAACTTTCTATCCGACCGGAGGATATCATTCTCAGTCTGGAACCATTTACCAGCAGTGCCCGAAATATTTTTAAAGGGGTTGTTGTTGATTTAATCGAAAACAATGATGGCGTTAAGGTTGTTCTGGACATTGGCATTCCTTTGATGTCACTTATCACCAGAAAATCCATGAATAATATGCATATTACCAAAGGCTGTGACCTATATGCGATTTTTAAAACCATGTCCATTAGTGTCTATAAATAA
- a CDS encoding putative bifunctional diguanylate cyclase/phosphodiesterase, whose product MPTQALFEIKTREFIKQVDHLAIIVIQITNFNRLRDNLGKEVRNIFMREASRRIQTFLNSGDLLGLLRKDEFVISRVNCVDRLAMDHLMNKMMIYLKEPIDIGDEKVYLNVSIGIAVFQEDSADLEKLIEYGNIAKNYALQTGDNTYVFYEKEIKENYFNNLKLETELRCALEKNELSLVYQPQVQVGTRAIFASEALLRWHNGNLGQISPDQFIPVAESTELIIPIGNWVLEEAIKQNKKWLDRTNKKNVVAVNLSPIQFKKSDLPQIIETLLKKYEMPAELLEVEITEGILVENMEGARSQLEKIKALGVKVAIDDFGTGYSSLKYLRNFNFDRLKIDREFIKDYPANDNGKIAKAILNLAKQMDLKVIAEGVETIEQFEFMKENGCDEVQGYYFHKPLSVDDFEKLITEKVSEKISGKED is encoded by the coding sequence TTTTTGAGATTAAAACCCGGGAATTTATTAAGCAGGTTGATCATCTGGCGATCATTGTTATCCAGATTACAAATTTTAATCGGCTGCGTGATAATTTAGGAAAAGAAGTCAGGAACATTTTCATGAGAGAGGCATCCCGGCGGATTCAGACATTCTTAAACAGTGGGGATCTCCTGGGACTTCTCCGTAAAGACGAGTTCGTCATTTCTCGGGTTAATTGTGTTGATAGATTGGCAATGGATCATCTGATGAATAAGATGATGATCTATTTAAAAGAACCTATCGACATTGGTGACGAGAAGGTTTACCTAAACGTGTCGATTGGCATCGCTGTTTTTCAGGAGGATAGTGCTGATCTGGAAAAGCTCATTGAATATGGAAACATCGCTAAAAACTACGCCCTTCAAACGGGTGATAACACCTATGTTTTTTATGAAAAAGAGATTAAAGAAAATTATTTTAACAATTTAAAGTTAGAAACCGAGCTGCGGTGTGCGCTTGAAAAGAACGAACTCAGTTTAGTCTATCAGCCCCAGGTGCAAGTCGGAACCAGGGCAATCTTTGCCAGCGAGGCCCTGTTGCGATGGCATAACGGGAATCTCGGGCAAATCAGTCCAGATCAGTTTATTCCGGTGGCAGAAAGCACCGAATTAATTATTCCTATCGGCAATTGGGTTTTGGAAGAAGCGATTAAACAAAACAAAAAGTGGCTGGATCGAACAAACAAAAAAAATGTGGTGGCGGTGAACTTATCGCCGATTCAATTTAAAAAATCAGATCTTCCGCAAATTATTGAGACGCTTCTAAAAAAATATGAAATGCCGGCAGAATTGCTGGAAGTTGAAATTACCGAAGGGATTCTAGTTGAAAATATGGAAGGGGCCAGAAGTCAACTGGAGAAAATCAAAGCCCTGGGTGTTAAAGTGGCCATTGATGATTTCGGGACCGGTTATTCATCTTTAAAATACCTGCGAAATTTCAATTTTGACCGTCTGAAAATTGATCGGGAATTTATTAAGGATTACCCGGCAAATGATAATGGAAAGATTGCCAAAGCCATCTTGAACCTGGCAAAACAAATGGATTTGAAGGTCATTGCTGAAGGGGTTGAGACGATTGAACAATTTGAGTTTATGAAAGAAAATGGTTGTGATGAAGTTCAAGGCTATTATTTTCATAAACCCCTATCAGTCGATGACTTTGAAAAGCTGATAACAGAGAAGGTTTCAGAAAAAATTTCAGGTAAAGAGGATTAA
- the dxs gene encoding 1-deoxy-D-xylulose-5-phosphate synthase: MKGFKLTILNDILSPQDLKNLSRTDLDNLAGELRSRILETVSKNGGHLASNLGIVETTLAIHLVFDDPDDQIVFDVGHQCYAHKLLTGRQQQFNTLRQWQGISGFTNRNECDAFGAGHSGTSVSAALGLAMANQLDGKQHYVVAVVGDGSFTNGMIYEALNNCNKKNLRLIIILNDNEMSISENVGGLSNYLSKIRNSQNYFNLKHHTQSVLHRIPLVGEGLIKGTRKFKKQIKKRVVAENFFEHLGLDYLGPVDGGDLKKLESVLSEAKSKQNCCLVHVHTVKGKGYQHAEDHPERYHSSGPFDLSKGIEAKPSGDTFSAVFGKIMVAAANTNASICAITAAMTGGTGLDKFSQAHPQRFYDVGIAEEHAVTFAAGLSANGKTPVCAIYSTFVQRVYDQLIHDAAIQKLPLIMALDRCGLVPGDGITHQGIYDCSYLCSIPGIKIYSPETYDEMKMSFATCFENKSLAVIRYPKGAEKKYDRSGFIKLKGLSYQDFFNQDVNRAGHQTVKPEIVMVTYGRITENAYDAIALLRATYSIRLIKLVKVYPLDLSELLPLLQQPELVYILEEGVKSGGIGEKLAAAIAQDEQINPGKLRIRAIENPLMEQGDLTSLYDCCGFLPGQIATEIAKIVEKKNGVSRFRFR, from the coding sequence GTGAAAGGATTCAAATTGACGATATTAAATGATATTTTATCCCCCCAGGATTTAAAGAATCTGTCCCGTACAGACCTTGATAATCTGGCCGGAGAACTACGGAGTAGAATTTTAGAAACGGTATCAAAAAATGGTGGACATCTGGCTTCCAATCTGGGTATTGTTGAAACCACCCTGGCTATCCACCTTGTTTTTGACGACCCCGATGATCAAATTGTTTTTGATGTAGGTCACCAATGCTACGCTCATAAATTGTTAACCGGACGGCAGCAGCAGTTTAATACCCTGCGTCAGTGGCAGGGTATCTCTGGTTTTACCAATCGGAACGAGTGTGATGCTTTTGGGGCCGGGCATAGTGGTACTTCCGTATCGGCGGCCCTGGGTCTGGCCATGGCCAATCAGTTAGATGGCAAGCAGCATTATGTTGTTGCTGTAGTGGGGGATGGATCATTCACAAACGGGATGATTTATGAAGCCCTAAATAATTGCAATAAAAAAAATCTGAGATTAATCATTATCCTCAATGACAATGAAATGTCCATCTCGGAAAATGTCGGTGGCCTATCTAATTATTTATCAAAAATCAGAAACAGTCAGAATTATTTTAATTTAAAACATCATACCCAGTCTGTTTTGCATAGGATTCCCTTAGTCGGGGAGGGCCTGATTAAAGGCACCCGAAAATTTAAAAAGCAGATAAAAAAACGGGTGGTAGCCGAGAACTTTTTTGAACATTTGGGTCTGGATTACCTGGGACCGGTTGATGGTGGTGATCTGAAAAAGTTGGAATCGGTGCTTAGTGAAGCAAAAAGCAAACAAAATTGCTGCCTGGTTCATGTCCACACGGTAAAAGGGAAGGGTTATCAGCATGCCGAGGATCATCCGGAAAGGTATCATTCTTCAGGCCCCTTTGATCTGTCCAAAGGAATTGAAGCGAAACCCTCGGGAGATACTTTTTCGGCCGTTTTCGGAAAGATCATGGTAGCTGCAGCGAACACCAACGCTTCCATCTGTGCGATTACCGCCGCGATGACCGGCGGCACCGGCCTGGATAAATTTTCTCAGGCTCATCCCCAGCGCTTTTATGATGTGGGGATTGCCGAAGAACATGCCGTCACCTTTGCAGCCGGTCTTTCGGCCAACGGAAAAACCCCGGTTTGTGCCATTTATTCAACCTTCGTCCAACGGGTTTATGATCAACTGATTCATGATGCGGCCATTCAAAAACTGCCCTTGATTATGGCTCTGGATCGGTGTGGACTGGTGCCCGGAGACGGGATTACCCATCAGGGCATCTACGACTGTTCCTACCTCTGCTCCATCCCGGGAATAAAGATTTATAGCCCGGAAACCTATGATGAAATGAAAATGAGCTTTGCAACCTGTTTTGAAAATAAAAGCCTGGCAGTGATTCGTTATCCCAAAGGTGCCGAGAAAAAATATGACCGCAGTGGGTTTATAAAGCTTAAGGGTTTGAGTTATCAGGATTTTTTCAATCAGGATGTCAATAGAGCTGGCCATCAAACCGTTAAACCAGAAATTGTGATGGTAACCTATGGCAGGATAACAGAAAATGCCTATGATGCCATTGCCCTGTTAAGGGCAACGTATTCCATCCGTCTGATCAAGCTGGTCAAGGTTTACCCCCTGGATTTAAGCGAATTGCTGCCACTGCTACAACAGCCAGAGCTTGTCTATATTCTGGAAGAAGGCGTCAAAAGTGGTGGCATCGGAGAAAAGCTGGCCGCTGCGATTGCCCAGGATGAGCAAATAAATCCTGGCAAATTGCGGATTCGTGCGATTGAAAACCCTTTAATGGAACAGGGCGATCTGACTTCGTTGTATGACTGTTGCGGGTTTTTACCTGGGCAGATTGCAACTGAGATCGCTAAAATAGTAGAAAAAAAAAACGGCGTAAGCCGCTTTAGGTTTAGATGA